From the genome of Ignavibacteriales bacterium, one region includes:
- a CDS encoding PAS domain S-box protein, protein MKQRNNEVNELKQKLHKAIKYLEKGKTPDNKTLVNLLKEIQELQIAPSLQNESLFRTTLYSIGDAVITTDIKGSILQMNHVAEKLCGWKESEAKNKPLEKVFNIISEATGKKLQATYKKVIKTGKITGLANRTLLISKSGNKIPIADSSAPIKNDKGEIIGVVLVFRDQTEERKNQIDLEERERKYSTLISNLPGFTYRCLNDKKWTIVYISEVCKKITGYSQNDFVRKKTISFNDLIVESYQKSIRNKWHKVLKDKSFFEFEYPIINKSGKLKWLWERGRGVYSLDGKLLFLEGFIEDISERKLAQESLELKNIIFESSITANSAANLDGKIIDANAAFLKCWGYSQKTKVIGKQLYKFIKSKNDVETILTSLNKKGFWRGDFIAIRKDGSEFIAQAVATAIVSSDGNIIGYQSSVIDISDQKRTEELLKESEHRYKAFFDNAPDAIFLADPESGNIIDSNKEALKLLKMPYSKVIGMHQSQLHPKRLSTYSTKSFNEQIKVIDLKIPFENFLVTATGEEIPVEVLASILTLNGKKVIQGVFRNISERRNIETALLRSQETLQNILAQFPGIVFWKDVNSIYLGCNQAFAAGAGLNSPAEIIGKTDFDLPWADTEAEYYRDDDKDVIVNTKTKRHIIEKQHQASGKITWFDTNKVPIKDNNGKVIGVLGISIDITERINTEKALHSSEEKFRSLFEQSSDAMLLLDGNVFFDCNKAALDLMGCNSKEQLLFLSPAKLSPDFQPDGISSVKKAEKLIKQAYKEGAAKFEWVHKKISGEDLIVDVMLTSVPLEDKQILFTIWRDITQRKAIEAEVQKSKDRMQLLIEGTPHLFFYVQNLMGNVEYISPSVENITGYSVKQWLNQNHWYVSDSPINHKAKERTKAHLAGTVITDPFYVEILHANGNKVMIEVYERPILADGKVIGLQGVAHDITKHQLAEQSLKESEISYRGLFDSVSEAIYILNESGIFLDVNKGSCIMYGYDRDELIGKTPEDVSASGKNDLQSVAISLGKAFKGEKQQFEFWGKRKNGEEFLKDVRLYPGNYFNKNVVIAIANDITEKKKAEFLLRESEKRYKLIAENTADCISVFDLKLNYTYISPSVSKLLGYTSGELMSLGIEKIISPNDFNDLQNVLLEELENEINGNADRGRSRIFELEQFCKNGSKVWIEATVSFLRGDDDAPNGILAVSRDITGRKEVESALALSEERYRAISNLTSDYLFSTQADDNGVHSLVWIAGSFEKITGYTVDEYKKVGGWRATIHPDELKLDDLDLEKLKRNEKVNREIKTFHKNGSLVWVKSYAQPIWDNKNNKLLGVYGAVEDITKRKQTEIVQKIQYNIADAVVSFKTLTELFESIRQELSAIINVNNFFIAIYDEATGMLRSDVDKDEVEEISEWPAKGSMTGYVIEQNKSLLLTKKDINQLINSRKAGMIGVIPEIWLGVPFKISGKVIGVLVVQSYDNPNAYDESSIEILEIVAHELSIYIQHKKAEEETSKLSAAIVQSPTIVMITDPSGNIEYVNPKFSEITGYSLAEVKSKNPNILKSGIHKKEFYNNLWSTLLSGKIWQGEFQNKKKSGDIYWENAIIAPIINSEGVITNYIAVKEDITEKKKMIEELIFAKEKAEEMNRVKSSFFANMSHELRTPMVGILGFSEFLMNELKDNSNYFTMVNSINVSGHRLLETLNLILNLSKLEASKVEVNLQSQNIVTLLEESFGFFESAAAKKSIEYSFSNDYPEIICNVDQQLFTSIFNNLINNAIKFTDSGNVTISVTSDSESVNISVSDTGVGISEMKQNLIWEEFRQASEGYNRGFEGTGLGLTIAKKYADLMNGNITVKSTLGKGTTFNVTFPLSNSASTQSNLLNNTELNKPVESIQNNPQIKILYVEDDEISVKYVTTITKNLYDVDSAKDSDEALNRVKQKKYDAILMDINLHRGMDGLELTKVIRKIDGYQSVPIIAITAFAMGQEKEIFLSKGMTHYLSKPFVKNQLLNLLDSAIDKK, encoded by the coding sequence ATGAAACAAAGAAATAATGAAGTGAACGAACTTAAGCAGAAGCTCCACAAAGCTATAAAATATCTTGAAAAAGGTAAAACTCCGGATAATAAAACTTTAGTAAATCTTTTAAAGGAAATACAAGAGTTACAAATTGCACCGTCCCTTCAAAACGAATCTTTATTCCGAACAACTCTTTATAGTATCGGTGATGCAGTTATTACTACTGATATTAAAGGCAGTATACTCCAAATGAATCATGTTGCTGAAAAGCTATGTGGATGGAAAGAATCTGAGGCTAAAAATAAACCTCTCGAAAAAGTTTTTAATATTATCAGTGAAGCAACTGGAAAAAAATTGCAAGCAACCTATAAAAAAGTTATTAAGACAGGTAAAATAACTGGGCTTGCTAACCGCACTTTGCTGATATCAAAATCAGGAAATAAAATTCCTATTGCCGATAGCAGCGCTCCAATCAAAAACGATAAAGGAGAAATTATTGGTGTTGTTTTGGTTTTTAGAGATCAAACTGAAGAGAGAAAAAATCAAATCGATCTTGAAGAAAGAGAAAGAAAGTACTCTACCTTAATAAGCAACTTACCGGGTTTCACTTATCGCTGTTTGAATGATAAAAAATGGACGATTGTGTATATCAGTGAAGTATGTAAAAAAATTACAGGCTACTCACAAAATGATTTTGTTAGGAAAAAAACTATCTCATTCAATGATCTCATAGTTGAAAGCTACCAAAAGTCTATTAGGAATAAATGGCACAAAGTTTTAAAAGATAAATCATTCTTCGAATTTGAATATCCTATAATTAATAAAAGCGGGAAATTAAAATGGTTATGGGAAAGAGGAAGAGGTGTATACTCACTAGATGGTAAATTACTTTTTCTTGAAGGATTTATAGAAGATATAAGTGAACGAAAACTAGCTCAAGAGTCTTTAGAACTTAAAAATATAATTTTCGAATCTTCAATTACCGCAAATAGTGCTGCTAATCTTGATGGAAAGATAATTGATGCTAATGCTGCATTTTTAAAATGCTGGGGATATTCTCAAAAAACCAAAGTTATTGGCAAACAGTTATACAAGTTTATAAAAAGTAAAAATGATGTTGAAACAATATTAACTTCATTAAATAAAAAAGGTTTTTGGAGGGGTGATTTTATTGCAATCAGAAAAGATGGATCCGAATTTATTGCACAAGCGGTTGCAACAGCCATTGTTTCAAGTGATGGAAACATTATTGGTTATCAGTCTTCAGTTATAGATATATCAGATCAAAAAAGGACTGAAGAACTATTGAAGGAAAGTGAACACAGGTATAAAGCATTTTTTGATAATGCACCAGATGCAATTTTTTTGGCAGATCCTGAATCAGGCAATATAATTGATTCAAATAAAGAAGCATTAAAATTATTAAAAATGCCTTACTCAAAAGTTATTGGGATGCACCAATCCCAACTGCATCCAAAAAGACTAAGCACATACTCAACTAAATCATTCAATGAGCAAATTAAAGTAATTGATTTAAAAATACCTTTTGAAAATTTTCTTGTTACTGCAACTGGAGAAGAAATACCAGTTGAAGTATTAGCAAGTATTTTAACACTAAATGGTAAAAAAGTTATACAAGGTGTTTTTAGAAATATTTCTGAAAGAAGAAATATTGAAACTGCTTTGTTAAGATCGCAAGAGACACTTCAAAATATTTTAGCACAATTTCCTGGTATTGTTTTTTGGAAAGATGTTAATTCAATTTATCTTGGGTGTAATCAAGCTTTTGCTGCTGGTGCTGGACTAAATTCTCCTGCAGAGATAATAGGAAAAACTGATTTTGATCTCCCTTGGGCTGATACTGAAGCAGAATATTATAGAGATGATGATAAAGATGTGATAGTAAATACGAAAACAAAACGTCACATTATTGAGAAACAACATCAAGCATCAGGTAAAATTACTTGGTTTGATACAAATAAAGTTCCAATTAAAGATAACAATGGAAAAGTTATTGGTGTATTAGGTATCTCGATAGATATCACTGAAAGAATTAATACTGAAAAAGCTTTACATAGTAGTGAAGAGAAATTTCGTTCTCTATTTGAGCAGTCATCTGATGCAATGTTATTGTTAGATGGAAATGTTTTTTTTGATTGCAATAAAGCAGCTTTAGATTTGATGGGATGTAATTCCAAAGAACAATTGCTTTTTCTCTCCCCTGCTAAACTTTCCCCAGATTTTCAGCCAGATGGTATTTCATCAGTTAAAAAAGCCGAAAAATTAATTAAACAGGCATATAAAGAAGGTGCGGCTAAATTTGAATGGGTTCATAAAAAAATATCTGGTGAAGATCTAATTGTTGATGTAATGCTCACCTCCGTTCCGTTAGAAGATAAACAAATTCTATTTACTATTTGGAGAGATATAACCCAACGCAAAGCTATTGAAGCAGAAGTTCAAAAAAGTAAAGATAGAATGCAGTTGCTTATTGAAGGTACGCCGCATCTATTTTTCTACGTCCAAAATTTAATGGGAAATGTCGAATACATTTCACCTTCGGTTGAAAATATTACTGGATATTCTGTCAAGCAATGGCTTAATCAAAATCATTGGTATGTATCAGATTCACCAATAAATCATAAAGCAAAAGAAAGAACCAAAGCTCATCTTGCAGGAACTGTTATAACCGATCCATTTTATGTAGAAATTTTACATGCAAATGGCAACAAAGTTATGATTGAGGTTTATGAAAGACCAATTTTGGCTGATGGAAAGGTAATTGGTTTACAAGGGGTTGCCCATGATATAACAAAACATCAATTAGCTGAACAAAGTCTAAAAGAAAGTGAAATAAGCTATAGGGGATTATTTGACAGCGTTTCAGAAGCCATATATATACTTAATGAGAGTGGTATTTTTCTGGATGTGAATAAAGGCTCTTGTATAATGTATGGTTATGATCGAGATGAATTGATAGGAAAAACTCCTGAAGATGTAAGTGCATCTGGTAAAAACGATTTACAGTCAGTAGCAATTTCCTTAGGCAAAGCTTTTAAAGGTGAAAAACAACAATTTGAGTTTTGGGGTAAACGTAAAAATGGTGAAGAATTTCTTAAAGATGTTCGCTTGTATCCGGGCAATTATTTTAACAAGAATGTTGTTATTGCTATTGCCAATGATATTACAGAAAAGAAAAAAGCAGAATTTTTATTACGTGAAAGTGAGAAACGTTATAAACTGATTGCTGAAAATACCGCTGATTGCATATCAGTTTTTGATCTAAAACTAAATTACACCTACATAAGTCCTTCGGTATCAAAATTATTAGGATACACTTCTGGAGAATTAATGTCCCTTGGAATTGAGAAGATTATTTCTCCAAATGACTTTAACGATTTACAAAATGTTCTTCTTGAAGAATTGGAAAATGAAATAAATGGGAATGCTGATAGGGGAAGAAGTAGAATTTTTGAGTTGGAACAATTTTGTAAAAATGGAAGTAAAGTTTGGATAGAAGCCACAGTTTCATTTTTGCGAGGTGATGATGATGCACCAAACGGAATATTAGCAGTTTCCAGAGATATAACAGGCAGAAAGGAAGTTGAAAGTGCATTAGCTCTAAGTGAAGAGCGATATCGAGCAATTTCAAATCTAACTTCAGATTATTTGTTCTCTACACAGGCTGATGATAATGGTGTACATAGCTTGGTTTGGATTGCAGGTTCATTTGAAAAAATTACTGGCTATACTGTAGATGAATATAAAAAGGTTGGTGGATGGAGAGCCACAATTCATCCGGATGAATTGAAACTTGATGATCTGGATTTGGAAAAATTAAAAAGAAATGAAAAAGTTAATCGTGAAATTAAAACTTTTCATAAAAACGGTTCACTCGTTTGGGTCAAATCATATGCTCAGCCAATCTGGGATAATAAAAATAATAAGTTATTAGGAGTATATGGTGCCGTTGAAGATATCACTAAACGTAAACAAACCGAAATAGTTCAGAAGATACAGTATAACATTGCTGATGCAGTTGTTAGTTTTAAAACCCTAACTGAATTATTTGAATCGATTAGACAAGAGTTATCTGCAATAATTAATGTGAATAATTTCTTTATCGCCATTTATGATGAAGCTACTGGGATGTTAAGATCGGATGTTGATAAGGACGAAGTTGAAGAAATTTCTGAATGGCCAGCAAAGGGGTCTATGACTGGCTATGTTATCGAGCAAAATAAATCATTATTACTTACAAAAAAGGATATAAATCAATTAATAAATTCACGTAAGGCAGGAATGATTGGTGTAATTCCAGAGATTTGGTTAGGAGTTCCTTTTAAAATCTCCGGAAAAGTAATTGGAGTTTTAGTAGTTCAAAGTTATGATAATCCAAATGCTTATGATGAATCAAGCATAGAGATTCTTGAAATTGTTGCTCATGAACTAAGCATTTATATCCAGCATAAAAAAGCTGAAGAAGAAACATCAAAACTTTCTGCAGCAATTGTACAAAGCCCAACAATCGTAATGATAACTGACCCTAGTGGAAATATTGAATATGTTAATCCAAAATTTTCTGAAATTACTGGTTACTCATTAGCTGAAGTAAAAAGTAAAAATCCAAATATTCTAAAATCCGGTATCCATAAAAAAGAGTTCTATAATAATCTTTGGAGTACCTTACTATCAGGTAAAATATGGCAAGGTGAATTTCAGAATAAAAAGAAAAGCGGCGATATTTACTGGGAAAATGCAATAATAGCACCAATCATAAATAGCGAGGGCGTTATTACAAACTACATTGCAGTAAAGGAAGATATCACTGAAAAGAAAAAAATGATTGAGGAATTGATTTTTGCAAAAGAAAAAGCTGAAGAGATGAATAGAGTAAAGTCAAGTTTCTTTGCAAATATGAGTCATGAGCTAAGAACACCAATGGTAGGTATTTTAGGTTTTAGTGAGTTTTTGATGAACGAATTAAAAGATAATTCAAACTATTTTACGATGGTTAATTCAATCAATGTATCCGGTCATAGATTGCTTGAAACATTAAACCTAATTCTTAATTTGTCTAAACTTGAAGCTTCTAAAGTTGAAGTTAATCTACAGTCTCAGAACATAGTTACATTATTAGAAGAAAGTTTTGGATTCTTTGAATCGGCAGCAGCCAAAAAAAGTATTGAATATTCTTTTAGTAATGACTATCCTGAAATAATTTGTAATGTTGATCAACAACTTTTCACAAGCATATTTAATAATCTAATAAATAATGCAATTAAGTTTACAGATTCCGGAAACGTAACGATAAGTGTAACTTCTGATTCAGAATCAGTAAACATTTCGGTTTCTGATACAGGCGTGGGAATATCTGAGATGAAACAAAATCTTATTTGGGAAGAATTTAGGCAAGCTAGTGAAGGCTACAATAGAGGATTTGAAGGAACCGGGCTTGGTTTAACAATTGCCAAAAAGTATGCAGATTTGATGAATGGCAATATAACAGTTAAAAGTACATTGGGAAAAGGAACTACATTCAATGTTACTTTTCCTCTTTCAAATAGTGCGTCAACTCAATCTAACTTGTTGAATAATACTGAACTAAATAAACCTGTCGAATCGATCCAAAATAATCCTCAAATAAAAATTCTCTATGTAGAAGATGACGAAATTTCTGTAAAGTATGTAACAACAATTACAAAAAACCTTTATGATGTTGATTCTGCAAAAGACAGTGATGAAGCTTTGAATAGAGTAAAACAGAAGAAGTATGATGCCATTTTAATGGATATAAATTTACATAGAGGAATGGATGGCTTAGAACTAACCAAAGTAATAAGAAAAATTGATGGGTATCAATCTGTTCCCATAATTGCTATTACAGCTTTTGCTATGGGGCAGGAAAAAGAAATCTTTTTATCTAAAGGGATGACACATTATTTATCAAAACCATTTGTTAAGAACCAGCTATTAAATTTATTGGATAGTGCAATTGACAAAAAATAA
- a CDS encoding SpoIID/LytB domain-containing protein, producing the protein MKTFHLIIALIITLFFNSVHAQIFSEEPIVKVRIIYTLDTLNLISNNSWILTNNNASDKILFNIDDSLIIFIEDDLISIKNSTANVIKFHKSILLKSDKPSGTVKIKNVPYGIGWWWQGIEDRIYEGNIEISINGNNKFDVVVELPLEKYLCGVVPYEIGNDAPLEALKAQVIAARSETVSALISGKYKGSNYDICADVECQVFAGNSKRNSETDKAIEETRGMCLFYGEEVIGAYYASNCGGSSENVENVWPDRSGAVPYWSSNFDSDAELNYNPKNNPEQWIESNPDVFCNPYFHPELPEWSKKNFRWEVVMTNDELTINLNEIKSIGKLKDIKIIERGNSGRIIKAKFIGSIDSLDLNSELDIRKIKKPPFKSSCFIYEELISLDSLISYKFNGSGWGHGVGMCQSGAVARAFSGQTFNEILIHYFPETEIKSVYSTN; encoded by the coding sequence TTGAAAACGTTTCACTTAATTATAGCTCTAATAATAACCTTGTTTTTTAATTCAGTTCATGCGCAAATATTCTCGGAAGAACCGATAGTAAAAGTTAGAATAATCTATACATTAGATACTTTAAACCTAATTTCTAATAATTCCTGGATTTTGACAAATAATAATGCCAGCGATAAAATATTATTTAATATTGATGATTCGCTGATTATCTTTATTGAAGATGACTTAATCTCGATAAAAAACTCCACTGCCAATGTAATTAAATTTCATAAAAGTATATTATTAAAATCAGATAAACCTTCAGGTACAGTTAAGATAAAAAATGTTCCTTACGGAATCGGCTGGTGGTGGCAAGGAATTGAAGACCGTATATACGAGGGCAATATTGAAATATCAATAAATGGAAATAATAAGTTTGATGTAGTTGTTGAATTGCCGTTAGAAAAATATTTATGCGGAGTCGTACCTTATGAAATCGGGAATGATGCACCACTTGAGGCACTAAAAGCACAAGTTATAGCCGCAAGATCTGAAACTGTATCTGCTTTGATTTCAGGCAAGTACAAAGGAAGTAATTATGATATCTGCGCTGATGTTGAATGTCAAGTTTTTGCTGGAAACAGCAAACGGAATTCTGAAACAGACAAGGCGATTGAAGAGACAAGAGGTATGTGCCTTTTTTATGGCGAAGAAGTTATTGGAGCATACTATGCGTCAAATTGCGGCGGGTCTTCTGAAAATGTTGAGAACGTTTGGCCTGATAGATCAGGTGCAGTTCCCTATTGGAGTTCAAATTTTGATTCTGATGCAGAATTAAATTACAATCCAAAGAATAATCCTGAGCAATGGATTGAAAGCAATCCAGATGTTTTTTGCAATCCATATTTTCATCCTGAACTACCTGAATGGAGTAAAAAAAATTTTCGTTGGGAAGTTGTTATGACTAATGATGAATTGACAATCAATCTGAACGAAATCAAATCCATTGGGAAGTTAAAAGACATTAAAATTATCGAACGAGGAAACTCAGGAAGAATTATTAAGGCAAAATTTATCGGAAGTATAGATTCTCTTGATTTAAATTCTGAACTTGATATCCGAAAAATCAAAAAACCACCATTTAAAAGTTCCTGTTTTATTTATGAAGAACTTATTTCGCTGGATAGTTTAATATCCTATAAATTTAATGGCTCTGGTTGGGGACACGGTGTTGGAATGTGTCAATCCGGTGCTGTTGCCCGCGCCTTTTCAGGACAAACGTTTAATGAAATATTGATCCATTATTTTCCTGAAACTGAAATCAAATCAGTGTATAGTACAAATTAA
- a CDS encoding glycoside hydrolase family 97 protein, with protein sequence MRIIFILFIFAISIQCSYSQQTSSPDSKLTVTVKLSENNELIYNLSRQGKVVIKDSKLGIDLLNQSDLTSGFNIDAVVTSNFKEEWKPVWGEVEKIVNNYNQMQVTLIQSTEKRKMIVTFRIFNDGLGFRYEFPVQDNLTYFTVLEENTQFNLTGDHKTFWIPGDYDSQEYTYTTSLLSEVNSGIGKNVDEIGVKSIPGDNFVQTPLMMKTRDGLYINIHEAALLNYPAMYLKVDRKDFALQSHLCPDVYNNKAYLQTPCKTPWRTIIVSDKAEEILASKIILNLNEPSKFEDVSWIKPKKYIGIWWGMHVGITSWNYSDISNVKLGEVDWKSVTPNGKHGATTENTKRYIDFAANHGFDAVLVEGWNIGWEDWFGKWKEDVFDFVTPYPDFDVVELQNYAKLKNIELIMHHETSASVTNYERRLDEAFTFMKNHGYNSVKTGYVGKIIPRGEHHDGQWMVNHFTRVLEKAEKYKICVDSHESVRLTGLHRTYPNWLAAEAARGNEFNAWSIGNPPEHETILPFTRFIGGPMDYTPGIFQIKMDYYNPTSKYQVHTTLAKQLALYVTIYSPIQMAADLPENYERFPDAFTFIEQVPVNWSDTKILKAEPGDYIIIARKDKDSDDWYIGAITDEVARDFDVKLDFLPADKYEMTIYKDAPDADWEKNPMKYEIEKRTINNKDVLKLKLAPGGGTAIILKPSD encoded by the coding sequence ATGAGAATCATATTCATTCTATTCATCTTTGCAATCTCAATTCAATGCAGCTATTCACAGCAAACATCCTCACCAGATTCTAAATTAACTGTTACCGTAAAACTATCTGAAAATAATGAGTTGATTTATAACCTATCCCGACAAGGTAAAGTCGTAATTAAGGATAGCAAGTTAGGAATTGACTTATTAAATCAGTCTGATCTAACTAGTGGTTTTAATATAGATGCTGTTGTAACATCCAATTTTAAAGAAGAATGGAAGCCTGTTTGGGGTGAAGTTGAAAAGATTGTAAATAACTATAATCAAATGCAGGTTACTCTTATTCAGTCAACAGAAAAGAGAAAGATGATTGTTACTTTCAGAATTTTTAACGATGGACTTGGATTCAGATATGAGTTTCCTGTACAGGATAATTTAACATACTTTACAGTGCTTGAAGAGAATACACAATTTAATTTAACTGGAGATCACAAAACATTTTGGATTCCCGGTGATTATGATTCTCAAGAATATACTTACACCACTTCCCTGCTTTCGGAAGTCAATTCAGGCATTGGAAAAAATGTTGATGAGATTGGAGTCAAATCTATCCCTGGGGATAATTTTGTTCAAACTCCCTTAATGATGAAAACTAGAGATGGATTGTACATCAATATTCACGAAGCTGCTCTGCTAAATTATCCGGCAATGTATCTTAAAGTTGATAGAAAAGATTTTGCACTTCAATCTCATTTGTGCCCTGACGTTTACAATAACAAAGCCTATCTGCAGACTCCTTGTAAAACTCCCTGGCGAACGATTATTGTTAGTGATAAAGCTGAAGAAATTCTTGCATCAAAAATAATTCTCAACTTAAACGAACCATCAAAATTTGAAGATGTTAGCTGGATTAAACCTAAAAAGTATATAGGTATCTGGTGGGGAATGCATGTTGGAATAACGTCATGGAATTATTCCGATATAAGTAATGTAAAATTGGGTGAAGTTGATTGGAAATCAGTTACTCCAAATGGTAAACATGGTGCAACTACAGAAAATACTAAACGTTATATCGATTTTGCTGCAAATCATGGTTTTGATGCTGTGCTTGTTGAAGGTTGGAATATTGGATGGGAAGATTGGTTTGGAAAATGGAAAGAAGATGTTTTTGATTTCGTAACCCCCTATCCGGATTTTGATGTTGTTGAATTACAGAATTATGCAAAATTGAAAAATATAGAATTAATAATGCATCACGAAACTTCAGCTTCAGTTACAAATTATGAACGTAGACTTGATGAAGCTTTTACTTTTATGAAGAATCATGGATACAATTCTGTAAAGACCGGATATGTAGGAAAAATTATTCCACGTGGTGAGCATCATGATGGACAATGGATGGTAAATCATTTTACTCGTGTCTTAGAAAAAGCAGAGAAGTATAAAATATGTGTAGATTCACACGAATCAGTAAGGTTAACAGGATTGCATCGGACATATCCAAATTGGTTGGCAGCAGAAGCTGCTCGTGGAAATGAATTTAATGCTTGGAGTATTGGTAATCCACCTGAGCATGAAACCATTCTTCCCTTTACTCGATTTATAGGCGGACCGATGGATTATACTCCTGGAATTTTTCAAATAAAAATGGATTATTATAATCCCACGAGTAAATACCAGGTTCATACAACATTGGCAAAACAACTTGCGCTTTATGTTACTATCTATAGCCCAATACAAATGGCCGCAGATCTTCCGGAAAATTATGAAAGATTTCCAGATGCATTTACATTCATCGAGCAGGTTCCTGTAAATTGGAGTGACACAAAAATCTTAAAAGCAGAACCAGGTGATTATATCATCATTGCTCGCAAGGATAAAGACTCGGATGATTGGTACATTGGAGCAATAACAGATGAAGTAGCCAGAGATTTTGATGTTAAACTTGATTTTCTACCTGCTGATAAATATGAAATGACTATTTACAAAGATGCACCTGATGCTGATTGGGAAAAGAATCCGATGAAATATGAGATTGAAAAAAGGACAATTAACAATAAGGACGTTTTAAAATTAAAACTTGCACCGGGTGGTGGAACGGCTATAATTCTAAAACCATCTGACTGA
- a CDS encoding DEAD/DEAH box helicase, with protein MNSFEELGLDKNILSAIKELNFENPMPVQEKIIPMILQDEPQDIIALAQTGTGKTAAFGLPIIHKTDTSLRQVQYLIIAPTRELCLQIADDLKDYAAHNKGIKIAAIFGGSSMDGQIQKIKQGAQIISATPGRLNDLINRGVVNLSNVKAVVLDEADEMLNMGFKEELEAILETTPKTRNTFLFSATMPNPLLSIANRYMKNPVEITIGRKNSGAENVEHISYLVHARDKYLALKRIVDFHPNVYGIVFCRTRQETKDVSEKLMQDGYDADALHGDLSQSQREAVLNKFRTRHLRLLVATDVAARGLDVDALTHIINYDLPDELEIYTHRSGRTGRAGKSGTSIVIANLREKYKLNTIEKQLGKKFTVLPIPSGREICEKQLFHLIDKVEKVEVDTVQVEPFLPKIYEKLEWMDRNDLIQRFVSIEFNRFLEYYKNMADLNSPSEGKFKDRDQDRSRPSRGGNNNYTRYFINLGVTDGLKPTQLIGMINDFTGMRDIAVGEIEILKNFSFFEADTNFQIEIMDGFKGQKLKKREINIEIAEKRRGGGGKPKYNSDRKGSGEFKKSGFSRDKKGFGEKKDFKRTKSFSKDKKR; from the coding sequence ATGAATTCGTTTGAAGAGTTAGGTTTAGATAAAAACATATTAAGTGCTATAAAAGAATTAAATTTTGAAAACCCAATGCCGGTTCAAGAAAAAATAATTCCAATGATTCTACAGGATGAGCCACAAGATATAATTGCTTTAGCACAAACCGGAACAGGTAAAACAGCTGCATTTGGTTTACCAATCATTCATAAAACAGATACAAGTTTGCGACAGGTACAATATTTAATAATCGCACCTACAAGAGAACTGTGTTTACAAATTGCAGATGACTTAAAGGATTATGCAGCACATAATAAAGGTATTAAGATAGCTGCCATTTTTGGTGGATCTAGTATGGATGGACAAATACAGAAAATAAAACAAGGTGCACAGATCATTTCTGCAACGCCCGGCCGATTGAATGATCTAATAAATCGAGGAGTAGTAAACTTAAGTAATGTTAAAGCCGTTGTTCTTGATGAAGCAGATGAAATGCTCAACATGGGTTTTAAAGAAGAACTTGAAGCAATTTTAGAAACAACACCAAAGACAAGAAACACATTTTTATTTTCGGCTACAATGCCTAATCCCCTTCTCTCAATTGCAAATCGATATATGAAAAATCCTGTCGAAATTACCATTGGCAGAAAAAATTCGGGCGCTGAAAATGTTGAGCATATTAGTTACCTCGTGCATGCTCGTGATAAATATCTTGCACTAAAAAGAATTGTTGATTTTCATCCAAACGTTTATGGAATTGTTTTTTGTAGAACAAGACAAGAGACAAAGGACGTTTCTGAGAAACTGATGCAAGATGGATATGACGCTGATGCACTTCACGGAGATCTATCCCAATCACAGCGTGAAGCAGTTTTAAACAAATTTAGAACAAGACATTTACGTCTTTTAGTTGCAACTGATGTTGCAGCTCGAGGACTTGACGTTGATGCGTTAACACACATCATAAATTATGATCTTCCGGATGAATTAGAAATCTACACACATAGAAGTGGAAGAACCGGCAGAGCAGGCAAAAGCGGAACATCAATTGTAATTGCAAATCTTAGAGAAAAATACAAACTCAACACGATTGAAAAACAGTTGGGTAAAAAATTTACAGTTCTTCCTATTCCTTCTGGAAGAGAAATTTGTGAGAAACAACTTTTTCATTTAATCGATAAAGTTGAAAAAGTAGAGGTTGATACCGTGCAAGTTGAACCTTTCCTACCAAAGATCTATGAAAAGTTGGAGTGGATGGATAGAAATGATCTAATTCAGAGATTTGTTTCTATTGAGTTTAATCGGTTTTTAGAATACTATAAAAATATGGCAGATCTAAATAGTCCGAGTGAAGGAAAGTTTAAAGACCGTGACCAAGATAGATCAAGACCATCAAGAGGTGGTAATAATAATTATACAAGATATTTTATCAATTTGGGTGTTACTGATGGTTTAAAACCAACGCAGTTAATAGGAATGATTAATGATTTTACCGGAATGCGTGATATAGCAGTTGGCGAAATTGAAATCTTAAAAAACTTTTCTTTCTTTGAAGCTGATACAAATTTTCAAATTGAAATTATGGATGGATTTAAAGGCCAGAAATTAAAGAAAAGAGAAATTAATATTGAGATAGCCGAGAAAAGACGCGGCGGCGGCGGTAAACCTAAATATAATTCAGATAGAAAAGGTTCAGGCGAATTTAAGAAGTCCGGTTTTTCAAGAGATAAAAAAGGGTTTGGCGAGAAGAAAGATTTTAAACGTACGAAGAGTTTTTCGAAGGATAAGAAAAGATAG